A stretch of Pirellulales bacterium DNA encodes these proteins:
- the csrA gene encoding carbon storage regulator CsrA: MLVLSRQRDESIIIGDNIVVTIVDIRGDKVRLGINAPTEIPVHRQEVYEAIQRENLRSSRLDPKDAQGLGHGAWPNQPPKPGASPKG, encoded by the coding sequence ATGCTTGTTTTGTCGAGACAGCGCGACGAAAGCATCATCATTGGCGACAACATAGTTGTCACCATCGTCGACATCCGCGGCGATAAAGTGCGCCTGGGAATCAACGCGCCCACGGAAATTCCGGTTCATCGTCAGGAAGTTTACGAAGCGATTCAACGCGAAAACCTGCGCTCCTCAAGATTGGATCCCAAGGATGCTCAAGGCTTGGGCCACGGCGCTTGGCCAAATCAACCGCCTAAACCCGGCGCTAGTCCTAAGGGCTGA
- a CDS encoding tetratricopeptide repeat protein: protein MFHPHEPVAKPVAESRQLSERGINAMEHGDITSAESLLSQAVKTCPTDIEARRQYAEALWQAGQREQALQQLAKAVTLAPDDPQLAVRLGEMDLAIGKSSEALRMADQTLDLTPDNSSAWALRGRAEQAGGQYEQALADFDRALEFCHDDRQLLLQTAELYRQLNRPQRALSTLTSLCETYGPNEEPQDVLYLKGLALEALGRPGDAAEAFAVALDHGAPTPELFYRLGESQLAAGRQQEADRSLSQALSLDPNHAPSRALREQIEVASRPVNTIYP, encoded by the coding sequence ATGTTTCATCCGCATGAGCCGGTAGCAAAGCCGGTGGCAGAATCGCGACAGCTTTCGGAGCGCGGCATAAATGCCATGGAACACGGCGACATTACCTCGGCCGAATCGCTCTTAAGCCAGGCGGTTAAAACTTGCCCCACCGATATCGAAGCCCGCCGCCAATATGCCGAGGCGCTATGGCAAGCCGGCCAGCGCGAGCAAGCTCTGCAGCAATTGGCAAAAGCGGTTACGCTGGCCCCGGATGATCCGCAGTTAGCGGTTCGCCTGGGCGAGATGGACTTGGCCATTGGCAAATCGAGCGAAGCTCTCCGCATGGCCGACCAAACGCTCGATTTAACTCCCGACAATTCCTCCGCCTGGGCCCTGCGCGGCCGTGCCGAACAGGCTGGCGGGCAGTACGAACAGGCCTTGGCCGATTTCGACAGGGCCTTGGAATTTTGCCATGACGATCGACAACTGCTGTTGCAAACCGCCGAATTGTATCGCCAGTTGAATCGCCCCCAGCGTGCGCTATCGACTCTCACCAGTTTGTGCGAAACCTACGGTCCCAACGAGGAACCGCAAGACGTGTTGTATCTGAAGGGCCTGGCTTTGGAGGCCTTGGGCCGCCCCGGCGATGCCGCCGAAGCATTCGCCGTAGCGCTGGATCACGGAGCCCCCACGCCGGAATTGTTTTACCGCCTGGGCGAATCGCAATTAGCGGCCGGCCGACAGCAAGAGGCCGACCGCTCGCTCTCGCAAGCTCTGTCGTTGGACCCGAATCACGCCCCCAGCCGAGCGCTCCGGGAGCAAATCGAAGTGGCTTCCCGTCCGGTCAATACGATCTATCCCTAA
- a CDS encoding winged helix-turn-helix domain-containing protein — protein MATVMRESCVSEIGETAGKVWHVLDVKGPQTVAKLVKELDDIPRDVIMQGLGWLAREDKLEIEEEGRTKTVSLKAN, from the coding sequence ATGGCCACTGTTATGCGAGAATCATGCGTGAGCGAGATTGGTGAAACGGCCGGCAAAGTTTGGCACGTGCTGGACGTCAAAGGACCGCAAACCGTCGCCAAATTGGTGAAAGAACTGGACGACATCCCCCGTGATGTCATCATGCAAGGCCTGGGATGGTTGGCGCGCGAAGACAAGTTGGAAATTGAAGAAGAGGGCCGTACTAAAACCGTGTCGTTGAAGGCCAACTGA
- the fliW gene encoding flagellar assembly protein FliW, translating to MKIDTSRFGYVEIEPNDLLHFPAGLLGLENCRHWVLLADAENDALGWLQNSLSPEIALAVVCPRRFVPEYQVRISRGELAPLELAEVREAQVLAIVGKNEHGITLNLKAPLVINLQRRLGRQVITNGELPLQYQLVGETVELRKTA from the coding sequence ATGAAAATTGATACCAGCCGATTCGGCTACGTGGAAATTGAACCGAACGATTTGCTGCATTTTCCTGCGGGTTTACTCGGCTTGGAGAATTGCCGCCATTGGGTGTTGTTGGCCGACGCAGAAAACGACGCCCTAGGATGGTTGCAAAATTCTTTGTCTCCAGAGATTGCTCTGGCCGTAGTGTGCCCCCGCCGATTTGTTCCGGAATATCAAGTGCGTATTTCCCGCGGAGAATTGGCTCCGCTGGAGCTGGCCGAAGTTCGCGAGGCACAAGTCCTGGCCATTGTAGGCAAGAACGAACATGGAATCACCTTGAATTTAAAAGCGCCGCTGGTCATCAATCTCCAGCGACGTTTAGGACGGCAAGTTATCACCAACGGCGAGCTGCCCCTGCAATATCAACTCGTCGGTGAAACCGTTGAGCTGCGTAAAACTGCGTGA
- a CDS encoding ABC transporter ATP-binding protein — translation MLAIHCQQLTKRYDSKPPVDAVRGLDLAVEQGECFGLLGPNGAGKTTTIEILEGLLDATSGDVEVLGYRWGIHDDEIRQRIGISLQETRLSEKLSVRETLTLFRSFYRRGIEPDAAMAQVSLEEKANAWVRDLSGGQQQRLAVACALVGDPELLFLDEPTTGLDPQSRRQLWDIIRNFRRAGRSVLLTTHYMDEAERLCDRVAIVDHGRVIALGTPRELIASLGGEHVIEFTVNGDSQAGNIEPAAFADLPAVSAVRLEDDRICLSVSEPHVALPALLERLDATHRELTGLTTRHASLEDVFVKLAGRHLTEADETVPT, via the coding sequence ATGCTCGCCATTCACTGCCAACAACTGACCAAGCGTTACGACAGCAAGCCACCAGTGGATGCCGTGCGCGGGCTCGATCTGGCGGTGGAGCAGGGGGAGTGTTTCGGATTGCTGGGCCCCAACGGAGCCGGCAAAACGACCACGATCGAAATTTTGGAAGGCTTGCTCGACGCCACCAGCGGCGACGTAGAAGTATTGGGCTATCGCTGGGGCATACACGACGACGAAATCCGCCAGCGGATTGGCATCTCGCTCCAGGAAACGCGGCTCTCGGAAAAACTTTCGGTGCGTGAAACGCTGACGCTGTTTCGCAGCTTCTATCGGCGCGGGATCGAACCGGACGCAGCGATGGCCCAAGTTTCGCTCGAAGAAAAAGCTAACGCCTGGGTACGGGATTTGTCAGGAGGCCAACAGCAGCGGCTGGCCGTGGCGTGCGCGCTGGTCGGCGATCCAGAATTGTTGTTTCTGGACGAGCCGACGACGGGGCTTGATCCGCAATCGCGCCGGCAACTGTGGGACATCATTCGCAACTTTCGGCGGGCGGGACGGAGCGTGCTGCTTACGACACATTACATGGACGAGGCCGAGCGGCTGTGTGACCGGGTGGCCATTGTCGACCACGGCCGTGTGATTGCCCTGGGAACGCCCCGGGAATTGATCGCCAGCCTGGGCGGAGAACACGTCATCGAATTCACGGTCAATGGCGACAGTCAGGCTGGGAACATTGAGCCAGCAGCGTTCGCCGATTTGCCGGCTGTGAGCGCGGTGCGGCTGGAGGATGACCGAATTTGTCTGTCGGTTAGCGAGCCCCATGTAGCGTTGCCCGCATTATTGGAGCGGTTGGATGCAACTCATCGGGAGCTGACCGGACTGACCACGCGCCACGCCAGCTTGGAAGATGTGTTCGTCAAACTTGCCGGCCGCCATTTGACGGAAGCCGACGAAACTGTTCCCACTTAA
- a CDS encoding ABC transporter permease subunit, which produces MFIGPVFTRELVTAPRQLRFYAAPAVYVAGLLVLMCTAWLLLMGIQHVRNVGDMARFGVALFQFLAPLQLVLAIFFSAMASASAVAQEKDRRTLELLLLTNLSNSELVLGKLLASLLSMLMLLAASVPFFMLTALFGGVSFGQIGRVFVVTLISALAAGSIGSTIALWREKTFQTLALTALLLAILAGWEVIVASGALHGQWQGVPLERWATGLSPGQALLAAARPQIATGESLPCFGSAYRLFVMVTAVFAVGVNLFAMARVRVWNPSREVRPRLEETDDFRTSPSPQPSSIEGVRVAHAATARSVHAAAGQARRVWDNPVLWREVCTWAYGRKVIGVRIIYLALFAATVWGVMATLKIGAAGATGLPIVLLPLLVLSLVLINALAVSSITSERDLGALDLLLVTDITPPEFILGKLGGVFYVAKEIFVLPLALCLYLWWAGALSLESLVYVVTGIALMDGFVATLGIHCGLAYTNSRTAVAVSLGTVFFLFIGVATCMRIMVSFSGSYELQLAPFLAFMIGGSAGLFAALGARNPSQAIGLASFLLPVLTFVAITGFLQGETLGVFLIVAFTYGLTTTAMLVPAISEFDVATGRTID; this is translated from the coding sequence ATGTTTATCGGCCCTGTTTTTACTCGTGAATTGGTAACCGCCCCGCGGCAGTTGCGGTTTTATGCCGCACCAGCGGTGTACGTAGCTGGGCTGTTAGTGCTGATGTGCACGGCGTGGCTATTGCTGATGGGCATACAGCACGTACGCAACGTGGGTGATATGGCCCGATTCGGCGTGGCATTGTTTCAGTTTTTAGCGCCGCTGCAGTTGGTGTTGGCGATCTTTTTTTCCGCGATGGCCTCGGCCAGTGCCGTGGCACAGGAAAAAGATCGCCGAACGCTGGAATTACTGCTGCTGACGAATTTATCGAACTCGGAATTGGTGTTGGGCAAGTTGCTGGCCAGTTTGCTCAGCATGCTGATGCTGCTGGCGGCGAGCGTACCATTTTTCATGCTCACGGCGCTGTTTGGCGGCGTTTCGTTTGGGCAGATCGGTCGCGTGTTCGTGGTGACGCTCATCAGCGCGCTGGCCGCAGGCAGTATTGGTTCGACAATCGCATTGTGGCGCGAAAAAACATTTCAAACCTTGGCGCTCACGGCGCTGCTATTAGCCATTTTAGCCGGCTGGGAAGTGATCGTGGCCAGTGGCGCGTTGCACGGTCAATGGCAGGGGGTGCCACTGGAGCGATGGGCCACAGGGCTGAGCCCGGGGCAGGCGCTCTTGGCAGCGGCCAGACCGCAGATTGCAACGGGTGAATCGTTGCCGTGTTTCGGCTCCGCCTATCGGCTGTTTGTGATGGTGACCGCGGTTTTTGCAGTCGGCGTGAACTTGTTTGCGATGGCGCGCGTGCGGGTATGGAACCCTTCCCGTGAAGTGCGGCCGCGTTTGGAAGAGACCGATGATTTTCGCACATCGCCATCACCCCAGCCTTCCTCCATCGAAGGAGTGAGAGTTGCACACGCGGCAACAGCTCGTTCCGTACACGCAGCGGCGGGACAAGCCCGGCGTGTGTGGGACAACCCGGTGTTGTGGCGTGAAGTGTGCACCTGGGCCTACGGTCGCAAAGTGATTGGTGTGCGAATCATCTATCTGGCATTATTTGCGGCCACCGTGTGGGGCGTAATGGCGACATTGAAAATAGGGGCTGCGGGAGCGACGGGATTGCCCATCGTGTTGTTGCCGCTACTAGTGTTGAGCTTGGTGTTGATCAATGCATTGGCGGTCTCATCGATCACCTCAGAGCGAGATCTGGGCGCGCTGGACTTGCTGTTGGTCACCGATATCACCCCGCCGGAATTCATCCTGGGAAAGCTCGGCGGCGTGTTTTACGTGGCAAAAGAAATTTTTGTGCTTCCATTGGCACTGTGCCTTTATCTGTGGTGGGCCGGGGCATTGTCGCTGGAATCGCTGGTGTATGTGGTAACGGGCATCGCGCTAATGGACGGGTTTGTGGCTACCCTGGGCATTCACTGCGGTTTGGCCTACACGAACAGCCGCACCGCGGTGGCGGTGAGCTTGGGGACCGTGTTTTTCTTATTCATCGGCGTGGCCACGTGTATGCGGATTATGGTTTCGTTCAGCGGCTCGTACGAGCTGCAACTGGCGCCGTTTTTAGCATTTATGATCGGCGGCAGCGCAGGACTGTTTGCGGCCCTCGGAGCGCGAAATCCGTCGCAGGCAATCGGCCTGGCGTCGTTCTTATTGCCGGTGCTCACGTTCGTGGCCATCACCGGCTTTTTGCAAGGAGAAACGTTGGGCGTGTTTCTGATCGTGGCGTTTACTTACGGCCTGACCACGACGGCGATGTTGGTGCCGGCAATCTCAGAGTTTGACGTGGCCACAGGCAGAACGATAGACTGA